The Desulfonatronovibrio hydrogenovorans DSM 9292 genome includes a window with the following:
- a CDS encoding arsenic resistance protein, giving the protein MTIQTLEKFQILVYLAAISCGLMTGSALSHPPDGLEVILWPLLGLLLYSTFTQVPLAGLGPALSNTPFLRAAVLGNFVVLPLIVWGLMQFLPGDPAIRLGVLLVLLVPCTDWFITFTHLGRGDARYAIAFSPVSLVLQLVLLPVYLWLFLGQTFTLALVRQEMLVAFGGLIILPLLGAFLTEKWVEKKPSRCSVLEVLAWFPVPLLALVLFVIAAAQVNLITGSMDVLGQLLKIYTLFLLIAGLSARCLARLFRLPASQGRVLAFSLGTRNSFVVLPLALALPQSFELAVVAIVFQSLVELLGMVFYLWWIPQRLFPEPGGAAK; this is encoded by the coding sequence ATGACCATTCAAACCCTTGAGAAGTTCCAGATATTGGTTTACCTGGCTGCCATCAGCTGCGGCTTGATGACCGGATCAGCCCTGTCTCATCCCCCTGATGGGCTGGAAGTTATTCTCTGGCCTCTTCTGGGTCTGCTCCTGTATTCCACCTTTACCCAGGTACCTCTGGCAGGTTTGGGTCCGGCCCTGTCCAATACCCCCTTTCTCCGGGCTGCTGTGCTGGGCAATTTTGTGGTGCTCCCCTTGATCGTCTGGGGGCTGATGCAGTTTCTGCCCGGTGATCCAGCCATCCGGCTTGGTGTACTGCTGGTGCTTCTGGTTCCCTGCACAGACTGGTTCATCACTTTCACCCACCTGGGCCGGGGAGATGCAAGGTATGCCATTGCTTTTTCTCCAGTGAGCCTGGTGCTGCAGCTTGTTCTGCTCCCGGTTTACCTCTGGCTTTTCCTTGGCCAGACCTTTACCCTGGCCCTGGTCAGACAGGAAATGCTTGTGGCCTTTGGCGGCCTGATCATCCTGCCTTTGCTTGGGGCTTTTTTAACGGAAAAATGGGTGGAGAAAAAACCAAGCCGCTGCTCAGTCCTTGAAGTGCTGGCCTGGTTTCCAGTGCCCCTGCTGGCCTTGGTACTCTTTGTCATTGCAGCTGCCCAGGTCAACCTGATCACTGGATCCATGGATGTCCTGGGGCAGCTGCTGAAGATCTATACCCTGTTTTTACTGATTGCCGGTCTTAGTGCCCGCTGCCTGGCCCGGCTGTTCAGGTTGCCTGCATCTCAGGGCCGGGTCCTGGCCTTCAGCCTGGGAACGCGGAATTCTTTTGTAGTCTTGCCCCTGGCTCTGGCCCTGCCCCAGTCTTTTGAGCTGGCAGTGGTTGCCATTGTTTTCCAGTCCCTGGTTGAGCTTCTGGGCATGGTCTTTTATTTGTGGTGGATTCCCCAAAGGCTGTTTCCAGAACCGGGGGGTGCAGCAAAATAA
- a CDS encoding pyridoxal-phosphate dependent enzyme has translation MTKTISDCLAPYQRANLIQLPVIIHRLPRVSLQFGLEIYVLRDDLTGFGLGGNKTRKLDFLLGDALVRKATAVVTTKATSFSRNAAAGAAACGLKFHVVLPGTESDQNPLSRAVFAKWGARCHYEPDNRTALDNRLQSVIASLRDQAEEVYVLHPGGSDAVGALSYVRVFDEIRQYSEQTGVHFSHILHSTSSAGTQAGLVVGQCLARSETQVLGISASRSRPEQFELVHELAQSTARLLGKQVDPDKIIIDDGFVGPGYACASREGEAASQIFAELEGILLDPVYTGKAAAALLSYSKDKLLGSGPVLFIHTGGNAGLYY, from the coding sequence TTGCAGTTCGGGCTGGAAATTTATGTTTTGCGTGACGATTTGACCGGATTTGGCCTGGGAGGAAACAAAACCCGGAAGCTCGACTTCCTCCTGGGAGATGCACTTGTCCGGAAAGCAACCGCTGTTGTTACTACCAAGGCCACCAGCTTCAGTCGAAATGCCGCAGCCGGGGCAGCAGCCTGTGGCTTGAAATTCCATGTGGTCCTGCCTGGTACTGAATCGGACCAGAATCCCTTGAGCCGGGCTGTTTTTGCCAAATGGGGGGCCCGCTGCCACTATGAGCCGGATAACAGGACAGCCCTGGACAACCGTTTGCAATCCGTGATTGCCTCTTTAAGGGATCAGGCAGAAGAGGTTTATGTTCTACACCCTGGAGGAAGCGATGCTGTGGGAGCACTCAGTTATGTAAGGGTTTTTGACGAAATCCGCCAGTATTCAGAACAGACTGGAGTCCATTTTTCCCATATTCTTCATTCCACCAGTTCAGCCGGAACCCAGGCCGGCCTGGTGGTGGGGCAGTGCCTGGCCAGGAGTGAGACCCAGGTCCTGGGCATCAGTGCTTCCAGGTCCAGGCCAGAGCAGTTTGAACTGGTCCATGAGCTTGCACAGTCCACGGCCCGGTTGCTGGGTAAGCAGGTGGACCCGGACAAAATCATCATTGATGACGGATTTGTCGGCCCTGGTTATGCCTGTGCTTCCAGGGAGGGCGAGGCAGCCTCCCAGATTTTTGCCGAGCTGGAAGGCATTCTGCTGGATCCTGTGTACACAGGCAAAGCTGCAGCTGCCTTGCTGAGCTACTCAAAGGACAAGCTTCTGGGCAGTGGTCCGGTGTTATTCATTCACACGGGTGGAAACGCCGGGTTATACTACTAG
- a CDS encoding PspC domain-containing protein gives MKNYYRLQDEALVAGVTAGIAEKKGIGRVGLRISFFLIFVLINLIPGTGMGISMLPLLVYVVAWMLFPARGHDLTDKELEKKIESRKAFYNYSMLGVTANLVPLIGMGLFYQDQFLLLLFTVPTFILLLPATVFIIYGIIRAG, from the coding sequence ATGAAAAATTACTATCGACTCCAGGACGAAGCCCTGGTGGCCGGGGTAACAGCCGGAATTGCGGAAAAAAAAGGCATAGGCAGGGTGGGACTGCGGATATCCTTTTTTCTGATCTTTGTCCTGATCAATCTCATTCCAGGCACTGGCATGGGTATCTCCATGCTGCCTCTGCTGGTCTATGTGGTGGCCTGGATGCTTTTCCCGGCCAGGGGCCATGATCTGACCGACAAGGAGCTGGAAAAAAAGATTGAAAGCAGAAAAGCCTTTTACAACTACTCCATGCTGGGGGTGACTGCCAATCTGGTCCCGCTCATCGGCATGGGGCTGTTCTATCAGGACCAGTTTCTGCTCCTGCTTTTTACAGTGCCTACCTTTATCCTGCTTTTGCCGGCCACGGTTTTTATTATCTATGGAATCATCAGAGCCGGATAG